The genomic DNA TACTGAGGCTTTACAAGCTCAACATTCTCCTTAGCACCTTTAATATCTCCGCTCTGAAGAAGCGAATATGTCAATCCAAGGCGCGCATCAAAATCCTCTTCCCCGCCGAGAAGCTCGTTGTAGATTTGTATGGCTTCCTTATTCTGCCCGCCCCATCTTAATGAATTTGCCTTTATGAGCCTGGCATCTCTATTGTCGGGAAACTCATTCAGTATACTGTCAGATATCTTTGTCGCCTCCTTTAACTGCCCTGACCATGACAGTACCCGTGCAAGATGCAGGCGTGCAGGCAGATTCTTTCTGTCTTTTGCAATAATCAGCCGCAACTCCTTTTGAGCAGCATCCAATTCACCGCCCCATGACAGGTATTTGCAGATTTGGATCCTTTCCTCAATCGTGAATTGATCCCTTGCAAGTGATAATGCCTGGATATAATGACCGGCCGCACCCCTGTAATCATCCTTCGCAGCGTAAGAATCACCTTCCTTCTTTTGCAGGATCCCGGCATCAATACTGTTTTCAGCAGCAAAGCAACTAATGCCTGCAAGTGTGAAGACAAGAACAAAAGAAATGGCGGCCAACGTCCTTGTAAATCTATAAGTCATTTATACCCTTCCCTATTCAAAATAAACGTTGATATCTCCAAATGTAGTCTGCCCCGGAAATTCAAAAAACAGCTTGTACCCTTCAGGATAGACAGATGAATGAAACAGGACTGCCCTGTTTCCTTTATCTTCACTCAACCATTTATACACTGCATCATGTTCATCCCTGACAGCAACCCTTACTCCAATAAGCCTGGCCCCGGTCCTTCTGGCCTCATCCACCACCTTTGCTGCCTTTCCGTATTCCTCAATATCAACAGGAATCACATCCATCTCCTTACCGGAATATTTTCTCAGTTCTGTAAAATAGTGGTACGGGGTATCGTAATACTGAACAGGATATCCACCATGAGAATTTGACACCACTATCTTCTCATGAACATCAATAACTATGGGCTGATCTCCTATTATTGCCCCATCAGCAGTCTTCTTTACTGGCGCAGAACCAATAATTACACCGTCAGTCCTTGTCCCTATGAGTGTGTTCAGGAACCTGTCTGTCGGCATGTAGACATCAACACCTCTTTGGGCCAGATAGTATGCTGCCTCGACCTTTCCTGCATAATCTCCGCAGCCAATCGCAAGATCGGCATTAAGAGAATCCCATGCTATTGCACTAATACCATGTGTGTCATTTATGACCACAGTCTTTTCATCAATAATGATATTGGTTGGATAACTGTAAACCTTATCATCAGATATTTCAAATCTGAATATTCCATCTGCATCAGGCGCATACCATCTGTCACCGAATTTTTTTACCCGTGTCCCCCACACAGGATGAATCTTTGGTTGTGCATACCCGGCAAGCTCCCTGATCTTTTGACCTTCATGCCATGCGACTGCATCATCTGCCTTAAAATCCCACGGCGCACTTCTGTAATTGACCGCTGACAACCAGTCCCTCGTAACCCTGTCCGTCTGAGTTGCTATCACTGCCCCCCTCTTTACTTTGATTGACGACCTCCCAATAATTATTTTGTCAAATTCCTTTTTTTTGGCAGGATATTTATGTATGCTGATCCTCTCAAGCTTATCATTATTATTACCTTCCGTTTCATACTTGCCGGATAGGATATGTTCGGTGTATGCTACGCCGAGTCGTGATGCCTCTCTGACCTGATCATCTGCAACTGACCCTGACCCCAGGCCTGTACCTCTATGAACCATGGACGAGGATTGAGCAAAATGAGATGACGCCTCAAGAATATAAAATGGGTTATTATCAACAAGTCCCCTTACCAGATATGCAAGCGCAAGTCCATATGGATCAGAGTCTGTATCCTGATCTGTCTTGTATAAATCGAGAAACTTTTCCGGCGACTCATAATGGTTTTTTACAACAGGGGTAAATTCAAATCCCTTAGGTGACCAGACCTTTATTGCCGGATCTGCAACCTTTCCATACGACTCCTTTAAGGCATAGTAAGCCCTTTTCGGCCTTACTGCGTACTCAGGACTGTCCCATCCATGCCATGTAAAATTCTTCATGTCAGACACTGATGATGGAACCATATCAGTTATCTTACTGCCGACTTTTAACCCGGCTGCAGCAGCATTGCCTGCATCCACAGGTTTGTAAGACAGTACAAGAAGTCGAATACCATCTGTGACCCTGTAATCATCCTTTGAATAGATGATTTTCCTTGCAGCAGGATTTACAAAATAGAGGAGATTCCAGGGGATCCTCAGTGCAATAAATTTACCCTTACTGTTGTAGTAAAAATCAGAAAGACTGTCTTCATCAGCACTTCCCTGCCTGAGAAGGCTTGCATTATATACCTTCTCAGGAAACACCTTTCCGCTTCTTGAAAATCTTCTTCTGTGAAGTGTAATCTCTTCTGTAAAGATACCATCCCTGTTTGAGACGGGTTTGAAGCCCATGTTTTCCCTGTAACCACTTAGCCCCGGGAATCTTAGAAGAGACTTGTCAAACTCCATCCTGTTATACTTGTTGTCTATCAGTATTGAGCTGTTCTTCCCATGCAGAAGGACCACAAACTCAAATCCAATTTCGCTCTCTACACCGGTATTAAAGGGAAGCAGATGGTCTCCCTCCATATCGCCAACAGTATCTATTGCTATCAAATATGCAACCTTGTTCCAGTCAGGCTCCCCGTCTGTATCAATTCTTATATAAAAATAACCGGCATCATGATCTGCATACACACGCCTGATATTTCTCGCACTATCATAACCATCATTAAGCGCATTAAGAGGAGCCTTGCGCTCATCCCTGTAGAGCATAGTTGCCTTATCCCAGGCATTCCCCCTGTCCGTCATCTTCGTCCAGCCAACCGGACTCATTGCAATCAGCCCGTAACTCTCCTCAGGGTCCTGGGCGTTGTACCAGAGGCGACTGTCCTCTTCCATCCCTTTAACCATCCAGTTTGACTTAAACCATTCGTCTGCCCACTCAAATGCAATGCCTCCGGCTGCGCCAGCCTCGCGGATAGCATTAAACATTTTTTGCATAATCTCAGCCTGTTCATGCTCATTATGACCTCCATGATGCATGCCATCGGGCTGATATCTTGCAATTCCCCGGCTTGTAGGGACGCCAAATTCTGAAATCAGGAGTGGAATGCCTTTGTAGCGTAACTTTAAATCCATGAGATAGTTATAGTAATATCCTGCGCCTTTAACGTTCGAATCCATCCCGTATTTCTCATCATTTCGCAGGAAATCAGGATAATATGGATAGACATGATAAGAAGCGAATATCCCTGACTTAAACTTCCGTGAAACACTTATCCTGTTCTCATCCAGGGAAACTGCATCCTCGTCAAATGCATGTGAATAATCAAAACCACCAACCTGTTCACCCGTCTTTACCCTGAACTCTGTCTCCTCACGAAGGGTAGCCTCTGATTCATGGAACACAGGATCAAGCGGCGGCCAGTTCATATAGGCAACAGGTCTTGATGTCTTATATTGCCCTGCCTCATAACTTATTAAATGATCAAGCATCTCTGTAAGCCAGGCATCCATTGGAGTAGAATTCGAGATACCAAGAAACTCACCCTCAAAATCACTGTCTGCACCTTTTTTATTGTATGCCAGAACTGTATAAGGCTCCCATTCCCTGCCAAAAATAAAGCCGGCTACATAATTTGAGACATCATCCGTATATTTTCCATGTGCGTGCCCATACCTGTGGGGTATTGAGACATTGCCATGGACTGCATCAATTGCATGATTTATCTCTTTAATCACCTCATCCATAAATACTGCATCCCTGAAATTATCCGACTCAGGCAGCTCAACCCATATCCCCTGCATCAGGAAAAGATTATCCTCACCCCTTCTGCCATCGTTGAATTGTCTCAATGCCTTATAGAATTGAGGCGGCAGGATCGTATAAGTCCGGATGACATTGGCATTCATCTGTTTGATAAGCCTGAACCATTCAAGGTAGGCATTAATATCTTCAGGAAACTCTGTAGGGTATTTTCCAGGTAATCCAAATCCAAGGTTGACCCCCTTTATAAAGAACGGCCTTGTTTCATCCTTTAACTGTATCCAGAAGTAGTCCCCTCTGGCAAAGAATTTAATATCCTCTTTTGCCTTATTTACCACCAGTTTAGCTGCTATGGCAAGTTTTCCCTTTGCAGTTTCATTATTACTGTCAATGGAAAGCACCTTCCTGTAGACGTCTGAAGCAATTTCAACATTATCCAGCCGTTCCAGGACAGCAG from Nitrospirota bacterium includes the following:
- a CDS encoding tetratricopeptide repeat protein, giving the protein MTYRFTRTLAAISFVLVFTLAGISCFAAENSIDAGILQKKEGDSYAAKDDYRGAAGHYIQALSLARDQFTIEERIQICKYLSWGGELDAAQKELRLIIAKDRKNLPARLHLARVLSWSGQLKEATKISDSILNEFPDNRDARLIKANSLRWGGQNKEAIQIYNELLGGEEDFDARLGLTYSLLQSGDIKGAKENVELVKPQ